In the genome of Desulfomicrobium apsheronum, the window CCATGCCCGTTGACGTGAAGTGCAGATCATTCCCGCGCTGCCGCAATCCCGAGGCATTGACCAGATCCAGCACCTCGCGGAGTTCCTTTGAGTCTGGCTTGCCGTGTGTGCGCTCGAGTAGATTTACAACCGGTGCGATGGTGATGTCGAATCGTCCGCCGGAATGACGCGACAGTGTGGCGCTAAAATCAACGACATCGAGCAGTTCCTGGGGAGCGCCATTCAAGCGGCCGCTCTGGTTGAGGGTGGAGAGAGCCGTAACGGAATCGAAACGGTCAAATATCCCGATCTGCCGCCGGACTTCCTCGAAAGCTCTGCCAATGGCTTCTTGCCCGAGAGTTTGCGAAGGAGCCAGGACGGTCATGTTCACAAACGTTCCCATGAGTATCCGCTGCTCGGAAGTCTGAATCAGGCTGGAAGAGGCCATGGCCGGAAGCACCCGGATGAAAGGAGCCAGGGTCGCACTTCCTGCGAGAATGGCCAGTGATTTCAGAAAAACCCGGCGGTCCTGAGTATGGGTCCCATGCTTCATATCTATGCTCCGCTCTTTTGACTTGGTTTAGGCGTTCAGATCCGGGACATGCGAGTCTTCAGGATAGCGGGCCGGATCCGTCTCAGGCGCGCCGGCAATCATATCGGGATTGAGACAGCGCAGAATATTTCTGGGACATTTCTCAACACACACTTCCTCGCAGGAAGGCCCGTAAGCCAAACATGCCTTGTGGTCGATGACTATGACGTCATTTTCCTGCGTGATGCATTTGGCCGGACACTTCTTGATGCAGGCACCGCAACTGATGCAGCCGACGTCGCAGACATCCTTGACGGCCTTACCCTTGTCCTTGGAGGAACAGAAGACCATGACGCGGGCGCGCCGGGGGATGAGTTCGAGTATCGAATTGGGACATGTGCGCACACACGTTCCACAACTGGTGCATTTTTCCGGAGCGATGTGGACGATGTCGTCTTCGATCCACATGGCATCGAATGGACATGCCCGCACGCAATCTCCGAATCCGAGACAGGAATAGGCGCAGGCGTCAGGTCCGTCGTAGACCATCTTGGCGGCGGCGCAGGTCATGATTCCGAAATAGTCAAAATTCTTGGCAACATTGCCTTCAGTCTTCAGACAGCGCCGGAATGCGACTTCTGGGTCCGCATCTCCGGCGGCCTTGCCGGTGAGCTCAGCCACACGTGCGGACACATCGGGCCCGCCGGCGCAGCATTTGTTGGGTGGCATGTCGGGGTCATTGATGACGGCAATGGCATAGGCTTCACAACCTGCAAAGCCGCAACCGCCGCAATTGGCTCCGGGTAACGCATCGGTTACGACCTCGATGCGCGGATCTTCTTCCACGTACAAAACCTTGGAGGCGACTGCCAGGATTCCTGCAGAAACGAAACCCAGGCTAAACAATGTCAGAACGGATACTGTAATCATAAGGAAATCTCCACAACCTTAGGCTATATCATCCCCTTGAACGCCATAAACGCCAGCGACATGATTCCAGCCATAACCAGGCCAATGGGAACACCCTTCATGGCCCGAGGAATCCTGGAAATTTCGAAACGTTCGCGTATGGACGCCATCACAACAATGGCCAAAATGAAACCCAATCCGGAAGCCACGGAAAACAGCAACGAGGTCAGAATATCGAATTCCTTTCGGTGCACCATGATGGCCACGCCGAGAACCGCGCAGTTGGTGGTTATGAGCGGAAGAAAGATGCCCAGCGATTTATACAGAGGCGGAACCATCTTCTTTAAAAACATCTCCACGAACTGAACCAGCGATGCAATAACCAAAATGAATGCGATAGTCTGCAGATAGCCGAGGTTGAACGGAATAAGCACGCTCTTCTGCATGAGGTAGGTCAACAAAGTCGCCATGAACATGACGAATGTGACGGCGCACCCCATACCGATGGAAACGCCTTTTTCCTTGGAACAGCCGAGATACGGGCACAGCCCCAAATATTGGGCCAAAATTATGTTGTTAACAAAAATGGCCGAGATGAAGAGAAGGAAAATATCCATGTTACGTCGCTCCCGGGTTTAGCTTTTGGCCGATTCCAGCCGATCCAGCTTCTTTTGGTTGACGATCTTTTCCAGGCCCTTGCATGCCCCACAGCCTCTACAACCGGCATCGAAGTTGGGATCCAGCTCAACGCCGCTGCGCTTGGCCTGCCAAGCGGTGAAAAAGTTCATGCCAGCAAGAATGAGCCCGAGACTTATGAATGCTCCGGGAGCCTGAACCATGAAGGTAAAAGGTTCAAAGGAAGGACCGAAAAGATCGACGCCAAATAACGTCCCGGCACCGAGCGACTCGCGGAGGCTTCCGATGAAAGTCAGCGAAAGGGTGAAACCTATGCCCATGCCCAAGCCGTCAGCCAAGGCCATATGCGGAGGATTCTTGGAGGCAAAACCCTCGGCGCGGCCAAGGATGATGCAGTTCACGACAATGAGCGGAACGAAAATGCCAAGCTGCTGATAGAGAGGATACGCGTAAGCCTGCATGAGCATCTCGACCGTGACCACCAGCGAGGCCGCGATGGCGATGAAGCACACGATGCGGACCTTTTTGGGGATGATCTTGCGCACCAGGGAAATAATGACGTTGGACAGA includes:
- the rnfB gene encoding RnfABCDGE type electron transport complex subunit B, whose protein sequence is MITVSVLTLFSLGFVSAGILAVASKVLYVEEDPRIEVVTDALPGANCGGCGFAGCEAYAIAVINDPDMPPNKCCAGGPDVSARVAELTGKAAGDADPEVAFRRCLKTEGNVAKNFDYFGIMTCAAAKMVYDGPDACAYSCLGFGDCVRACPFDAMWIEDDIVHIAPEKCTSCGTCVRTCPNSILELIPRRARVMVFCSSKDKGKAVKDVCDVGCISCGACIKKCPAKCITQENDVIVIDHKACLAYGPSCEEVCVEKCPRNILRCLNPDMIAGAPETDPARYPEDSHVPDLNA
- the rsxE gene encoding electron transport complex subunit RsxE, whose product is MATMMQEFTKGLWKEIPPFRLVLGLCPTLAVTNSAENGLGMGAAVIFVLSLSNVIISLVRKIIPKKVRIVCFIAIAASLVVTVEMLMQAYAYPLYQQLGIFVPLIVVNCIILGRAEGFASKNPPHMALADGLGMGIGFTLSLTFIGSLRESLGAGTLFGVDLFGPSFEPFTFMVQAPGAFISLGLILAGMNFFTAWQAKRSGVELDPNFDAGCRGCGACKGLEKIVNQKKLDRLESAKS
- a CDS encoding FAD:protein FMN transferase, translating into MKHGTHTQDRRVFLKSLAILAGSATLAPFIRVLPAMASSSLIQTSEQRILMGTFVNMTVLAPSQTLGQEAIGRAFEEVRRQIGIFDRFDSVTALSTLNQSGRLNGAPQELLDVVDFSATLSRHSGGRFDITIAPVVNLLERTHGKPDSKELREVLDLVNASGLRQRGNDLHFTSTGMAATLDGVAKGFIADRAAEVLMSHGVENFLIDAGGDIRAQGSPEGLERPWRVAIEDPDKGGNYPSIINMRSGAVATSGGYEVFFDPKKKSHHLVNPSNGSSPQYIKSVSVQAPTVMQADGLATTLSLMSPREALRLTSSLPGHSCLLVTSTGARLTSPEWS
- a CDS encoding electron transport complex protein RnfA produces the protein MDIFLLFISAIFVNNIILAQYLGLCPYLGCSKEKGVSIGMGCAVTFVMFMATLLTYLMQKSVLIPFNLGYLQTIAFILVIASLVQFVEMFLKKMVPPLYKSLGIFLPLITTNCAVLGVAIMVHRKEFDILTSLLFSVASGLGFILAIVVMASIRERFEISRIPRAMKGVPIGLVMAGIMSLAFMAFKGMI